Sequence from the Cucurbita pepo subsp. pepo cultivar mu-cu-16 chromosome LG02, ASM280686v2, whole genome shotgun sequence genome:
ATCAGGTTCGTCACCAGAACACTCTGATTCTTCTGCACCATCTCTCTCATTCTTCATTCCTGATGATTCACTTTGGAACTTATTCAACCCCTTGTGTGTCAATGCGTGTTTGATATTGCGAGCCGATTTCTCAGCCTGTCTGTAAAAGCTCTTTGCCATGCCTTTCACTTTACCACCCTCCTTTCCTGGGCTTTCTGAATCGCTACTGTCGTTGCTCGATTTCCCGTCTTTTGATACCCTATCAGAAGCAGTTCCAGAGATGTTATCTAAGAGAATAACCTTCACACCTCCCTCCTTCGCATTTGAGGCCCTAACATTGGCATATTGGGGGGATTTAACAGTCTCCTCTAAGCTTCCCGACTGGTCCTCACCCCGAGGACTCCGGTGAAAAACTGAACTCAACTTTCTTAGTCCTCTGCGAACTGATACCCTTCGACGTTTATCCTCAGGATTATCATCAGAGCTGCTAGAATCACTATTAAAGGATGTTATCTCACCACTGCATTCATTAGGCTCCCTAGGAATTTTGGTATCAAGTCGCCGACTTCGTCCCTTCCGAGGCTCCCAAGTTTTTGAAACTTCACTTCCTGGACGGTGGACCCATATTCCTGTCTCGTTTTGCCCTTCAACGTCGATCGGCTCGAAATTGTCAATCCCTCTCTGAGGCTCCACTGGTACAGTTGAGATTGAATCCTTAACACCCTTGATTTCACTTCTAGTGGAATCCTTATGAGGCTCTTCCACATTCAAGGCCCCTTTGGGAGAAGGATACTCCGCCTAAAGTAGTATTACAAATCTCAGTTAAGAATTTCATTATCCAATAGGACAGGACAGGACAAGGAAGGGAAAGAACAGAACCTTCTTTTTGTCTTCAAAAACAGTGATCCCGAGATGCAATCGACccgttttaatattttcaagaGGCAACCATATATCGTGTCGTTTGCCATCCCTCAAGTCCGCTAGGACAACGGAACAATTTCTGCAAATAGAACATTAGATAGGATCATGAGCACCAGAAAAATGGAACAAGGAAGGGGAGAGATGAAACCGAAGACATAAGAACTACATCAAATCTCATCAACACTTCGTATGAGCGGAAATACGCGATGTCACAAGATCAAAACTCTTGACAAACATGTTCTAGAAGTGGTCATAGAAGTTACAAATTTGAAGACAAACCCAAGCATGTCGTCGACGAATGTGTCCTTGTCACGAACTTCAATCGCAAGCACATTGTCCGACTCCCATGTGACAATTGGGATCTTGAATTCCTCGTGCCACTGCGGTGACAGTGTTTTCCTTTGTATTTTGGTCATGAATCTGTATGGACCCAACTGGCCTTTTACATATGGATCAGCTAGACCTGAAAGAAAGATTCAACTGTAAGCCAAGTTCACAAGTCACGTAAGAGAATCATGAGAACTATAATACAATAAGTCGAAGAATATCGGAAGAACCGTTTAGATCAGATGGTTTCATGTCTGCTCCTTCAATAATTTCAACCACAATATGGGCGACTGGTTCCTTAACGTTCACCGAGAACCAAGTTTCTGGAAATACAATGTCATGGACAAGTAGAAGGATCCATCAACATCAAAGCATATGCAGACACTtgaaaaaattttgaaagctaAAAAATGTTCTGTATGATAAGATTATTTATAACTAGGAACTATAAATAAAGCAGCCAATAGAGTACAAGCCAAGGGTTTTGCAGACCATGGAGTGATGCATACGGAGAACAGAACTAAACACCTTAGTATTAAACATAGCCCtttaacagcccaagcctatcactgacagatattgttctttttgggctttcccttctggattcccctcaaggttttaaaacacgttaggaggaggtttccacagtcttgtaagaaatgtttcgttcccctctccaaccgatatgggatctcacaatccaccctccttgggggcccCGCATCCTCGCTgtcacaccgctcggtgtctggtgTCACGGTCCTATATTCTTGACCGTGCGGCGTCGTGATCTATACGCGCTCACGACtagccttaaggggaattaagccccatatatatttttcgccccggctttgtggcttcgtcggaccttaggcgaggtttgtcttcgccaatcgaacatcgcttgtgcggaatccaagcttgtccaaccacacacgccgcctgtgcgtgtatgttcaatcgtctgcgacacatccgacttgcctctacgcTAGGCCAActcattcggctcgaccttgcctctactcgggccaaggtctctcaatacaacgtcgcatctcatcttgccatctcgatccccatcgacggggtccatatgtcttgacgccatcccGAGTCTCGGGATGTCGTCGGCCATCATAACTCGTTCAGTCgtgccatcgagaatgggcccgcgtgtcgttcatctcatcgggacttcccgaacatccatccatccgggttctatcgaggcataggccctcccgtgcccatgccgagtcatttacggataccgtaccggatagcgggtgtatgtagcaacctccaacacgcgggctagggcgcaataccggcacacccgtgccgtccggtactgtccttcaaaaacccatttcaaaggaagtcgcccgagacactcgtctcggcacgctcgcccacactgtgacacacgtatgtgccacagggtagctcacttaggccacagggcccaggggtggtggagagctaacaccatggtaccccctatagtacattttgagccattttcattctaccaggagtagacatgattttcgtgaggtgtcatacggtgtcgtgcattgtcCGTCCAATGTCCGATCGACACCAAacttggcgagcattcatatttcatatggacggacTTAACTCCCGAACCGCATGACCAAATTCCTTCCGAAACctcgacttttgaggttaaggcccggggccctacccggcccttcaacaagcctatcttgtcCTTCATGTCTATGCTGATGTCTCTGTTATGCTTGTGTCTCAACATGTCTTCAATACCCACTTTGCGTGGtgatgtgttggatgatgcatcgtcCTCCTCGATCGCATCATGGCATTCTTCTACGTTGGCCCGTATATGGCCGGATGGGCGTCTCTTGAGGGATGCCCCTTTTCTTGTGAtggcgtgagggtcacaacttactctcttcatagtaaggTTGTGacatctggctctgataccatttgtaacagcccaagcccaagcccaccactagcagatattgtcttttttggacttttccttctgggcttcctctcaaggttttaaaacacgtctattagggagaggttttcacacccttataaaaaatatttcgttcccctctccagccGACGTGGGGTCTCACAGCCCCTGGCTTAGTCTACAGAAATTTTTGAGAACCAGCAACCTTTAGTACTACCAGACATTGACCAATCATTTCAAGATCTAGAGTTCCATCAAATACTGTGGTATATGAAACTATATTAAGACATGTTTTCCGCAATAACTACAGGTCGTTGGCTGGTGACCAGCGTTCAATATATCATGCTGCTTGACATGATTATGAGATTTGATAACAACTTGGTTACTTaaagaaagattaaaataatggTCGGAAAATCGTGAGAAAATTagcttcattttcaaaaatcaaaagctAATATCGAACGGGACCTTAAGATGACGTCTTTCTATTCATTAGGTTGAGTTTAAccattcttcaaaattctcatTTGATCAAGTTGAATGTTGCATTGTGTTTAGGATTAAATACCTGATTGTGGTGAAATGAACTTCTCCATGTCAACAACCAACATATTGGGCTGCAAAGATTCAGATAATTCAAAACTTCATAAATATTGTTGCAAAGCATGTGTAATAACATGAAATATGAACATTCACGTGTACGTTTCGAATAAAATTCCATTCacggatttaaaattttaaaacaaaaatgaacgAGATTCAAAAACTACGAAGCAAGGTGTTATCACCTCAACAAGTGTCTGCTCAAAGGCAACGGACAACAGCTTATcctgataaaaagaaaaccgaaaaaagaaaaaatgacaGTACTTAGACCAAGAATGAGAAGGTAAGCAGTAAAGTGTAGTTTTGCTAGCATCAAGAGAAATCGAGGGAAAATAAGGAAAACGAAGTTGAAGgtaaaaaatgttcaaataaaAGATGTATTATACCAGCCATCCGGCGATCCCGGGAAGTTCGGTAACATCAAGACCGTGTGTAAAGATGGGTTTGACAGTCATCTGAAAATATGGAGGCTCAGCGAAACATAATCGAATACGACCGAGGTGTGGCCAATCCCGAAGAAACTTCACACCAACCAGAACCTTGAGAAGGGACATGAAGAATGATTGAAGTAAAAAATGATGCAAGTACATGATTCTTTTAAGGAAACAACACAACTACTGACAAGGAAACTGAAAAAAGACAGAAAAGTTGTCGGACATTACAGACAAGTTCTTGCTCTACTTAAAGATCAGCTGCATTTATTCCTCTTCCGATAATAGAACAATAATGGGAAACAAAATCGAAAGCTACAGGATTAGTTCTTGGAAACGCCAAGATCACCAAAATAGGGATAACAAAAGTAATTATTCACGTCCCAAAATCACTTCCAAACATATCTTAAAGAACACGCAAATATTTGAACACATCTTGTAACAGCCAAAATCCAcgactagcagatattatcctctttggactttcccttccgggcttcctctcaaggttttaaaatgcatccacacccttataaggaatgtttcattcccctcttcaaccgatgtgggatctcacaatccaccccccttgggggcccagcgtcctcactggcatacCACCCGGTGTccaactctgataccatttgtaacaactcaagcccatcactagcaaatattgtcctctttggactttctctttcaagcttcccctcaaggttttaaaacgcgtccacacccttataaggaatgttttgttcccctctcccaccgatgtgagatctcacaatccaccccccttgggggcccaacgtcctcgctggcacaccgcctagtgtccagctctgataccgtttgtaatagcccaagcccaccgctagcaaatattgtcctctttgagctttctctttcgggcttctcctcaagggtttaaaacacgtccactagagaaaggtttccacacccttataaggaatgtttcgttcccttctccaactaatgtgggatctcacacatctACTTTTCGACTCACAAATATACATACTAATAACTATTCCAAATTACTCCATTACAAACAACAACAGTTTCTGTACCTTTCCTTCCACATGCATTCCTGTTAGATGTAACTTTGCCCACATTCCAAACCCAAGTCTTTTCCTTAGCTTCACCCCAATTACTGCACTCATATCATCAGCTGTAAGAAAGTTCATTCCCAACTCCAGAACCTGCAATTAGTTCATTCAACGCGATTAAACTCGAAGCTACAAAATACAATATATGTGTGTGAGTGTGTGTATAGGGTCCTAATCCAACGAAAAAGTAATGCATACCAAGTGGTCGTCCTCGCTAGGCTGACGAAGAACCCTCATTTCAGTAAACATAGGCGGGTTTCTTCCCAAATATAGATGTTGAACCACAGCCTCCTTCTGCAATCATACACTGATCATCAAAAATCTGTACGgatataaaattatgatcATCGAACAACGAGAAGAAATCATGTCCTAGTTTATACTTGCAACACTTGTGTTCACTAAACGTATTAGTGGAAGTACGATATCGTAAAGACAGGGAATTGCTCAAATTCGTTGTATCGATATAAAAAACGGGTAAATGAAGTATCAGATTAGGATCATACAGCAGTCCATGGTTTGTATTTCTCCAAGAACCAAGGTATGATTGGGAGGAGAATCTTCTGAGAAACAATATGCTCCATACATATAGGCCATATCTTTTCAACCACATGGTTTAACCATCTAACTGTTTCCGAATCCGTAAGAACCTGAAACGAAAGAGAAATCGCATTCGATTCCAATCAAAACGCATCACAAAGATAAGAAACcaaagaaagaacagaaaaaaatgCCATCCCTCTCAATTTCTCAGTAAATAAACATGTGTTtatgtaaccgcccaagcccatcactagcagatattgtcctctctgggctttccctttcaagcttccccttaaggctttaaaacatgtatgctcgggagaggtttccacacccttataaagggtgtttcattctcctccccaaccgatgtgagatttcaccgTTTATGAACTTCATGcaagaaagggaaagaaattGTACCCTTCTCTGATTAGCTTGCTTTCTCTcctcaaatttgaatttcctCCTCAATCTCCAAAAGAACCGTTCATGCACctttgaaaaagaagatcaTAGAAGTTCATTACTGAAAAAGTGAAGATTCAACCCCATGGCAATATGAACATTCAgagaaaaacaacaagaatcatCCAGATTCCCAAGAATCCCAAAAGGAGATATCATAATTGATTCAAAACGATCATCTGATGATTCAGAACATAACTTCTCATAAAGCAATTCAAATAGATGATAAAAGACATGGTTAAACATTACCAGATAGAGATAGATGAAGGAGATGAAATATGCAGCAAGATGGCAGCAATTGTAAGCGGAAAGTAACCATAGAAGAAAAAGGATCAATCCCACATGAAGCATTATTGAAACCTCCATTAGAATCAATCTTCCACCAAAGAAGATGAACTTCCTGAACCGACACAAAACATTCTATAGGATCAGATTACAATACTATATCCAGTTTTCTATTTTCTGAAATGGGCTCCAACagattcaaaacaaaagtATCAAAACCCATTAATGAAGCAACTTCAACATTCAACTCAcaagatcaaaatcaaaagaatcgTTTAATCCAAACATAGAACTAAAACGAAATTCCAAATCAATACTTACAGAAAAATCACTAGTAAGAACAAAGGAATCGAATCCCATCTATAAAGTGACAGGACAGGTTATGAACTTCTCTGTTCATCATTCCTCTCGACAGTAACAACGGTGCCGTAAGAGAAAAGAAACCGTCGATGAGAGAAAGAATTTGGCGCTGTTGAAACTTGGAAGTAAGTTCCTTCAGCAAGCACGTGTCGAGTATGCGTCGGCATCGGAAGATAAGAGAAAGAGAACCAACTGGGTCTCTCTCTGATCATATGATATCAATAAATGCCAACATAAATACCCATTATATCATGGGGATGCACCGTTTTTCTGGGTTTGAAAGAACCCCTTTGAAGATGAACACAAGCTGAGCaatgaataaaaacaattcaagACGTATCCCATATCAAAACAGTTAAACAGAACGAATTGATTCGAACTTACTTTTGCTTTTTCTGAAGAAATTCGAACGAACTTTAATACATGGAATAGCCCAACAAAACGAATAGTGAAGTCGAAAACTGAATCAAATTTCGAAATGGGGTTTTAGAGAGGGATTAGATAAGACCCGATTGAGGTCTTGTGGGGATGAAACGCTGCAAGACCCGATTGTTTGTTTTGGGTCATTTTCTTATGTCATGGGATTTATCCAAATTTGACTTTAATTCATCATCTTAAAAtgtcataaatatattttaatgatgcttataaaagtgtgttaaaaatcaaatatgagATACATTTGGAGAAACTACGAACACCCGAGCTTCAaaggtaaaaaagaaagagaggatgTTAGACTAGAGCCCAAATCCCACTTCACCTCGCCGAGGTAGAGCTTTATGGTCAACACCTTTTAAAGGAACATGTATTATGTATGTCTTGGTCCATGAACCCATGCTCGGTCCATTTGGTTCACTTTTAACCTATTTCATGttaagaaatgagaaaatttGTAAAGGTACAAGTTCTCTTTAGAGATCATGTTCTTCTCCCAATTGATCGTGTATTCTCAATCTTCCTTCTAGTAATGAAATTACCTCGACCTCATCATAGAAGGGAGCGTTCTAGAATGACCACCCACGTGAGAAATTTAACCCTCTTGGTTAAATTCAATGTGGCGTGATCTAAAAGACATCAACAAAAGCTCTAAAAGAGATTATAATACTGTAAATAACAATCATCCTTTAAAGCCCATGAATGAATGTCCAACCCAGTGCCCTCATGTGATCTTGTGATCTTGTCTTGGTTCAATCCGATCAACAATTTTAATCAAATGGAtcattttttaacctaatatTGCACCCAAGCAATTATTTGGTTGAATATATACGTATTGAAGTTGAACAATTGTTCATAAATGGTAGCCAGGCCATCGTGTTCAATCACTCCGATTTGTTCCGGGCAAAAGCAAAACCAGGGGCGGCAACAAATGGCGCCAGGACGGACGAGCCAAAGCTTGCAAAATCTGTACCCGACGCACTATCCATTCGGTATCCATTTCCCATAAACAATTCACTACATTATTACTATCCTTCCCCACGTTCCAACAATCGAGTTtgaatccaaaaacaaagcGCGATGCAAAGCATTCGATTCTTACGAATTCCTCGATTTCCTCCCAATGTTCTattctttcatcttcttcctctgaaaCCCATTTCCGAAATTTCCATCAAGAATTTCAGTTCCCAAATCGGGTCTTCGCCATCATCTTCCTCGTCTAAGCTCTTGTTCCGTCAATTGTTCGAGAAGGAATCTTCCACCTACACGTATCTTCTCGCTAATGTTTCCCATCCTGACAAACCGGCGATCGTAATCTCCCTCTCTTTTCTATGCTTTGTTTTAGTGATTCGGTGTTTGAATTTCACTTGAATTGTGGTTGTTCTTTGACGAAATGTGTGATGAGTTTAGTGttcttttcattcatcaatgTTTGGGTTGAAAACTTTGGTAAAAAGCATTGATGGGGTTCCTTTTCTCTCCTGTgatttcttgaatttcttctACCTTCAGTTGATTGATCCGGTTGATAAGACTGTAGATAGGGATCTAAACCTTATAAGAGAATTGGGACTGAAGCTTGTATACGCTATGAACACTCATGTGCACGCCGATCATATCACTGGCACTGGCCTCATCaaggtttttttcttcttctccatcatCATTTTTGTTCCTGTTTTCTCACTTCCAGTTGATGTGATCATTTCCTTTAGACTAAAGTTCCAGGAGCAAAATCTGTGATCTCAAGAGCTAGTGGTTCAAAAGCTGATGTGTTGATTGAATCAGGcgatagaatttcttttggtGATCTATTCCTGGAGGTATGCCAATACTTTCGATTCATCTTTGCCATTACATAGAACTGGTGAAGGTTCATCAGCATAATATAGCTTAGCTCCTCTCATATTTGTATTGATTTCTAAACTTTGAATAGCTCGGCGCGAGGGTCTCTGATATTGAACATCTAATAAAATTCTTAACCTagcatgagatcccacgttggttggag
This genomic interval carries:
- the LOC111788544 gene encoding C2 domain-containing protein At1g53590-like isoform X2, producing the protein MFTEMRVLRQPSEDDHLVLELGMNFLTADDMSAVIGVKLRKRLGFGMWAKLHLTGMHVEGKVLVGVKFLRDWPHLGRIRLCFAEPPYFQMTVKPIFTHGLDVTELPGIAGWLDKLLSVAFEQTLVEPNMLVVDMEKFISPQSETWFSVNVKEPVAHIVVEIIEGADMKPSDLNGLADPYVKGQLGPYRFMTKIQRKTLSPQWHEEFKIPIVTWESDNVLAIEVRDKDTFVDDMLGNCSVVLADLRDGKRHDIWLPLENIKTGRLHLGITVFEDKKKAEYPSPKGALNVEEPHKDSTRSEIKGVKDSISTVPVEPQRGIDNFEPIDVEGQNETGIWVHRPGSEVSKTWEPRKGRSRRLDTKIPREPNECSGEITSFNSDSSSSDDNPEDKRRRVSVRRGLRKLSSVFHRSPRGEDQSGSLEETVKSPQYANVRASNAKEGGVKVILLDNISGTASDRVSKDGKSSNDSSDSESPGKEGGKVKGMAKSFYRQAEKSARNIKHALTHKGLNKFQSESSGMKNERDGAEESECSGDEPDVPAETTTAAAPHNDSFKKENVVPPGSSDNEQQSAEKLSAAPLERIEDDEDDKPAINTDKMIGTSKNM
- the LOC111788544 gene encoding C2 domain-containing protein At1g53590-like isoform X1, translating into MEVSIMLHVGLILFLLWLLSAYNCCHLAAYFISFIYLYLVHERFFWRLRRKFKFEERKQANQRRVLTDSETVRWLNHVVEKIWPICMEHIVSQKILLPIIPWFLEKYKPWTAKEAVVQHLYLGRNPPMFTEMRVLRQPSEDDHLVLELGMNFLTADDMSAVIGVKLRKRLGFGMWAKLHLTGMHVEGKVLVGVKFLRDWPHLGRIRLCFAEPPYFQMTVKPIFTHGLDVTELPGIAGWLDKLLSVAFEQTLVEPNMLVVDMEKFISPQSETWFSVNVKEPVAHIVVEIIEGADMKPSDLNGLADPYVKGQLGPYRFMTKIQRKTLSPQWHEEFKIPIVTWESDNVLAIEVRDKDTFVDDMLGNCSVVLADLRDGKRHDIWLPLENIKTGRLHLGITVFEDKKKAEYPSPKGALNVEEPHKDSTRSEIKGVKDSISTVPVEPQRGIDNFEPIDVEGQNETGIWVHRPGSEVSKTWEPRKGRSRRLDTKIPREPNECSGEITSFNSDSSSSDDNPEDKRRRVSVRRGLRKLSSVFHRSPRGEDQSGSLEETVKSPQYANVRASNAKEGGVKVILLDNISGTASDRVSKDGKSSNDSSDSESPGKEGGKVKGMAKSFYRQAEKSARNIKHALTHKGLNKFQSESSGMKNERDGAEESECSGDEPDVPAETTTAAAPHNDSFKKENVVPPGSSDNEQQSAEKLSAAPLERIEDDEDDKPAINTDKMIGTSKNM
- the LOC111788546 gene encoding persulfide dioxygenase ETHE1 homolog, mitochondrial-like — encoded protein: MQSIRFLRIPRFPPNVLFFHLLPLKPISEISIKNFSSQIGSSPSSSSSKLLFRQLFEKESSTYTYLLANVSHPDKPAILIDPVDKTVDRDLNLIRELGLKLVYAMNTHVHADHITGTGLIKTKVPGAKSVISRASGSKADVLIESGDRISFGDLFLEVRATPGHTAGCVTYVTGDKPDQPHPRMAFTGDALLIRGCGRTDFQGGSSKQLYESVHSQIFTLPKDTLIYPAHDYMGFSVSSVGEEIEHNPRLSKDLEEFKKIMENLNLAYPKVMDMAVPANLVCGLQHPASS